The Streptomonospora litoralis genome window below encodes:
- a CDS encoding winged helix-turn-helix transcriptional regulator, protein MTISTATGGGGAGASDAAPSRVSHDQDCDVFQEVLELVGRRWMGVILFAGARGAQRFSEYRRFIGGISDRMLSQRLKELESLGLLEREVVPTTPVQILYRPSPRGRGLLDALEPLVSWGHAHREDGSAAPEDERVGAGAPTR, encoded by the coding sequence GTGACTATCTCAACAGCTACCGGAGGCGGCGGCGCCGGAGCATCGGACGCTGCGCCCTCCCGGGTTTCCCACGACCAGGATTGCGACGTCTTCCAGGAGGTGCTGGAACTCGTCGGGCGCCGGTGGATGGGGGTGATCCTGTTCGCCGGTGCACGCGGGGCCCAGCGATTCAGCGAGTACCGCAGGTTCATCGGCGGCATCTCCGACCGCATGCTGTCGCAGCGGCTGAAGGAGTTGGAGTCCCTCGGCCTGCTGGAGCGCGAGGTCGTGCCCACCACGCCGGTGCAGATCCTCTACCGCCCATCGCCGCGCGGCCGCGGCCTGCTGGACGCGCTGGAGCCATTGGTCAGCTGGGGGCACGCGCACCGCGAGGACGGCTCCGCGGCGCCGGAGGACGAGCGCGTCGGCGCGGGCGCGCCGACGCGCTAG
- a CDS encoding YciI family protein, whose translation MPRFLSISYHDEQNRPAEAPSAELQQRMGELYEEITKAGVVLDMAELAPTSEATKVTWSGDKAHYTDGPFTESREVVGGYTIIQAKDKAEALEWARRFLEVQGRYEPTTSVEVREIAE comes from the coding sequence ATGCCGCGCTTTCTGAGCATCAGCTACCACGACGAGCAGAACCGCCCCGCCGAGGCGCCCAGCGCCGAGCTCCAGCAGCGCATGGGAGAGCTCTACGAGGAGATCACCAAGGCCGGGGTGGTGCTGGACATGGCCGAGCTCGCCCCGACCTCCGAGGCCACCAAGGTCACCTGGTCGGGCGACAAGGCCCACTACACCGACGGTCCGTTCACCGAAAGCCGGGAGGTCGTCGGCGGGTACACCATCATCCAGGCCAAGGACAAGGCGGAGGCCCTGGAGTGGGCGCGGCGCTTCCTGGAGGTCCAGGGGCGGTACGAGCCGACCACGTCGGTCGAGGTCCGCGAGATCGCCGAGTAG
- a CDS encoding MFS transporter: protein MSDTAPPARKSSERNTKTRLGGAFSRFWAGSLSSNLADGAMLTALPMVAALLTNDPLLVSGLMVARFLPWLLIGLFAGVLVDRLDRVRIMVVGNTVRGGALAFLAVLVATGQATVWWLYAVMFAVMLCEVCYDLAGRSVLPDVVPPGTLDRANGRLEGGKIVAEQFAGAPLAGFLFAVTAALPLAANAGAYLLGALVLLGMPLAVRRPPGSKKAESADGGGVRSVFPEIGDGMRVVFADRRFRAVVLLISAVNLALMAQASILVLLVQEHFGVPAALYGVFLASGAVGGLLGSLAVGPIAGLLGRFATGATCYALMGVMSAAFALSPHPVVAGAAWCAVGFTAAVANVVAAGVWQLVVPRHLLGRALSCIQTVGTGASPLGAVIGGLLGRVDLRLPSLAACATIVVAVALTAPALRALAGRADSAERAAYEKPEEPGDGSAAAQAPLRSAHDARHDCAGDSARGRPPPGSAGG, encoded by the coding sequence ATGAGCGATACGGCGCCCCCTGCCCGGAAAAGCTCGGAGCGGAACACCAAGACCAGACTGGGCGGTGCATTCTCCCGATTCTGGGCGGGCTCGCTCTCCAGCAATCTCGCCGACGGGGCCATGCTCACGGCGTTGCCCATGGTGGCGGCCCTGCTCACGAACGATCCCCTGCTGGTGTCGGGGCTGATGGTCGCCCGGTTCCTGCCCTGGCTGCTGATCGGATTGTTCGCCGGTGTTCTCGTGGACCGCCTCGACCGGGTGCGGATCATGGTCGTCGGAAACACCGTTCGCGGCGGTGCACTGGCATTTCTCGCGGTGCTGGTGGCAACCGGGCAGGCCACCGTCTGGTGGCTTTATGCCGTGATGTTTGCGGTGATGCTCTGCGAGGTCTGCTACGACCTCGCCGGGCGATCGGTGCTGCCCGACGTGGTACCGCCGGGAACGCTGGACCGCGCCAACGGCCGCCTGGAGGGCGGCAAGATCGTCGCCGAGCAGTTCGCCGGTGCTCCGCTGGCCGGCTTCCTGTTCGCCGTCACCGCCGCTCTGCCCTTGGCGGCCAACGCGGGCGCCTATCTGCTCGGTGCGCTGGTGCTGCTGGGCATGCCCCTGGCCGTGCGGCGCCCGCCCGGGTCGAAGAAAGCGGAGAGTGCGGACGGCGGCGGTGTGCGCTCGGTCTTCCCCGAGATCGGCGACGGGATGCGGGTGGTTTTCGCCGATCGGCGGTTCCGCGCGGTCGTGCTGCTCATCTCGGCGGTGAACCTCGCCCTGATGGCGCAGGCGAGCATCCTCGTACTGCTGGTCCAGGAACACTTCGGCGTTCCCGCAGCCCTGTACGGTGTTTTCCTGGCATCCGGAGCGGTGGGCGGCCTGCTCGGCTCGCTCGCGGTCGGCCCGATCGCGGGCCTGCTCGGCCGGTTCGCCACGGGAGCGACCTGCTATGCGCTGATGGGCGTGATGTCCGCCGCCTTCGCGCTCTCGCCGCACCCCGTCGTCGCCGGTGCGGCCTGGTGCGCGGTCGGTTTCACCGCAGCGGTGGCCAACGTCGTCGCCGCCGGCGTCTGGCAACTCGTCGTGCCTCGGCACCTGCTCGGCCGCGCGCTCTCGTGCATACAGACGGTGGGCACCGGGGCCTCCCCGCTAGGCGCCGTAATCGGCGGGCTGCTGGGCCGCGTCGACCTGCGCCTGCCCTCGCTGGCGGCCTGCGCGACGATCGTGGTGGCCGTGGCACTGACCGCCCCGGCGCTGCGCGCACTGGCCGGGCGCGCCGATTCCGCCGAGCGGGCGGCCTACGAGAAACCCGAGGAACCCGGGGACGGATCCGCTGCCGCACAGGCCCCGCTGCGGTCCGCCCACGACGCGCGGCACGACTGCGCGGGAGATTCCGCGCGCGGGCGGCCGCCGCCGGGATCCGCCGGCGGCTGA
- a CDS encoding SAM-dependent methyltransferase, which translates to MSDAPRSPSPAAELDLSKPTVARAYDALLGGKDNFPLDRELAAAVEETNPGTTVLAHQNRAFLSRAVDYVSGHLGIGQFLDLGSGLPTVENTHQVAQRNSPENRVVYVDIDPMVLTHARALLVENDTTAVITADLSDVETVMNDPETRRLLDTAQPVCLMLVSLLHCIPDEDDPFGLVRRYLDPFPSGSALVYSHLCSDTPEAADEFTRRVHASGAPWGRVRSSKECEAAVAGLDLVSPAPDDAEPARLVDCDTWRKPGVDPVEIPGKTIWEHAGVAVKP; encoded by the coding sequence ATGAGCGATGCACCCCGGTCCCCTTCACCCGCTGCCGAACTGGACCTGTCGAAGCCGACCGTCGCCCGCGCCTACGACGCGCTGCTGGGAGGCAAGGACAACTTCCCCCTCGACCGCGAACTCGCCGCCGCCGTCGAGGAGACCAACCCGGGGACCACCGTCCTCGCCCACCAGAACCGCGCCTTCCTGTCCCGCGCCGTCGACTACGTGTCCGGACACCTGGGCATCGGCCAGTTCCTCGACCTGGGCTCCGGACTCCCTACAGTCGAGAACACCCACCAGGTCGCCCAGCGGAACTCGCCCGAGAACCGCGTCGTCTACGTCGACATCGACCCGATGGTGCTCACGCACGCCCGCGCGCTGCTCGTCGAGAACGACACGACCGCGGTCATCACCGCGGACCTGAGCGACGTCGAGACCGTGATGAACGACCCCGAAACCCGTCGGCTGCTCGACACCGCGCAGCCGGTGTGCCTGATGCTGGTCTCGCTGCTGCATTGCATCCCCGACGAGGACGACCCCTTCGGCCTGGTCCGGCGCTACCTCGACCCGTTCCCCTCCGGCTCGGCACTGGTCTACTCGCACCTGTGCTCCGACACCCCCGAGGCGGCCGACGAATTCACGCGCCGCGTGCACGCCTCGGGCGCGCCGTGGGGGCGGGTGCGCTCCTCCAAGGAGTGCGAGGCGGCCGTCGCCGGCCTGGACCTCGTGTCCCCCGCGCCGGACGACGCGGAGCCCGCCCGGCTCGTCGATTGCGACACCTGGCGCAAGCCGGGCGTCGACCCGGTCGAGATCCCCGGCAAGACCATCTGGGAACACGCCGGCGTCGCCGTCAAGCCGTGA
- the larB gene encoding nickel pincer cofactor biosynthesis protein LarB, with protein sequence MTSVNGDGGGHAERAGFTDLGFARVDTGREARQGVAECVYAPGKRPAEITAIVGELLSAATGPVLVTRADPETADEVLAAHPGGSYDARARLVTWRPARPRAFSVAVLSAGTADGPVAAEAAAVARAVGLGVGVYRDVGVAGLHRLLDSVGEAQAHQAFIVVAGMEGALASVVGGLVAHPVVAVPTSTGYGAGLEGVTALLAMLSSCAAGLTVVNIDSGFGAAMAAHRIAAAVERGRE encoded by the coding sequence GTGACCAGCGTCAACGGGGATGGCGGCGGGCACGCCGAGCGGGCCGGATTCACCGACCTCGGGTTCGCCCGCGTCGACACCGGCCGCGAGGCGCGCCAGGGCGTCGCCGAGTGCGTCTACGCGCCCGGCAAGCGGCCCGCCGAGATCACAGCGATCGTAGGCGAACTGCTGAGCGCGGCCACCGGGCCCGTGCTGGTCACCCGCGCCGACCCCGAAACCGCGGACGAGGTGTTGGCCGCCCACCCCGGCGGCTCCTACGACGCCCGGGCCCGGCTCGTGACCTGGCGCCCGGCGCGGCCGCGCGCGTTCTCCGTCGCGGTGCTCTCCGCGGGGACCGCCGACGGTCCGGTGGCGGCCGAGGCGGCCGCCGTAGCGCGCGCGGTGGGGCTGGGCGTGGGTGTCTACCGCGATGTGGGCGTGGCCGGGCTGCACCGGCTGCTGGACAGCGTCGGCGAGGCGCAGGCCCACCAGGCGTTCATCGTCGTCGCGGGCATGGAGGGGGCGCTGGCCAGCGTCGTCGGCGGGCTGGTGGCCCATCCCGTCGTCGCCGTGCCCACCTCCACCGGCTACGGCGCCGGGCTGGAGGGGGTGACCGCGCTGCTGGCGATGCTCAGCTCGTGCGCGGCCGGGCTCACCGTCGTCAACATCGACTCCGGTTTCGGCGCCGCGATGGCCGCCCACCGCATCGCCGCCGCGGTCGAGAGGGGGCGGGAGTGA
- the larC gene encoding nickel pincer cofactor biosynthesis protein LarC, producing MILWLHPSAGVSGDMLLGALIDLGAPAAEITAAVEATGLDGWRLEARREAEHGVSATRAVVTVEDTATARPARVLLDHARRARPEPVAGLAAAAIASIARVEARLHGAAPEDVHLHEIGGLDTVVDTVGTAAALHLLGVERVVSAPPVLGRGTVATAHGYLPAPAPATLALLEGVPVVGAGIAAETVTPTGAALLGAAGTSYGPPPPMVVRATGYGAGSRELADRPNVLQATLGEPVGAAAPADGGGAEHHVVLETNVDDVTGEALAHVVESALEKGAADAWATPVVMKKGRPAHTVHVLCRPEQASGLEELVLRETGSLGVRRTPVSRSALPRSTCEVEVEGRRIRVKHGPWHAKPEYDDAAAAARALDLPLRSVVERAAREAQRQRPRPDGGPEAETVETVETAKGER from the coding sequence GTGATCCTGTGGCTGCACCCCTCCGCCGGGGTGTCCGGCGACATGCTGCTGGGCGCGCTGATCGACCTGGGCGCGCCCGCCGCGGAGATCACCGCCGCGGTGGAGGCCACCGGGCTGGACGGCTGGCGCTTGGAGGCGCGCCGCGAGGCGGAGCACGGCGTCAGCGCGACGCGGGCCGTCGTGACCGTGGAGGACACCGCCACCGCCCGGCCCGCGCGGGTGCTGCTCGACCACGCCCGCCGCGCACGCCCCGAACCCGTGGCCGGCCTGGCCGCCGCCGCGATCGCGTCGATCGCCCGCGTCGAGGCGCGGCTGCACGGCGCCGCCCCCGAAGACGTGCACCTGCACGAGATCGGCGGCCTGGACACCGTGGTCGACACCGTCGGCACCGCCGCGGCCCTGCACCTGCTCGGTGTCGAGCGGGTCGTCTCGGCGCCGCCCGTGCTGGGCCGGGGCACCGTGGCCACGGCCCACGGGTACCTGCCCGCACCGGCGCCGGCCACGCTCGCCCTGCTGGAAGGGGTGCCGGTGGTGGGCGCCGGCATCGCGGCCGAGACGGTCACCCCGACCGGAGCCGCGCTGCTGGGCGCCGCCGGGACCTCCTACGGCCCGCCCCCGCCGATGGTGGTGCGGGCCACCGGCTACGGCGCGGGCAGCCGGGAGCTGGCCGACCGGCCCAACGTCCTGCAGGCCACTCTGGGCGAGCCGGTCGGCGCCGCGGCCCCGGCGGACGGCGGCGGCGCGGAGCACCACGTGGTGCTGGAGACCAACGTCGACGACGTCACCGGGGAGGCGCTGGCCCATGTCGTCGAGTCGGCTCTGGAGAAGGGCGCGGCGGACGCGTGGGCGACGCCCGTCGTGATGAAGAAGGGGCGGCCCGCACACACCGTGCATGTCTTGTGCCGTCCCGAGCAGGCGTCCGGCTTGGAGGAGCTGGTGCTGCGCGAGACCGGCAGCCTGGGCGTGCGCCGCACGCCGGTGTCGCGCAGCGCCCTGCCGCGCAGCACGTGCGAGGTCGAGGTCGAGGGCCGCCGCATCCGCGTCAAACACGGGCCCTGGCACGCCAAGCCCGAGTACGACGACGCGGCCGCCGCCGCGCGCGCACTGGACCTGCCGCTGCGCAGTGTCGTCGAACGCGCGGCGCGCGAGGCGCAGCGGCAGCGGCCCCGGCCCGACGGCGGCCCGGAGGCGGAGACGGTGGAGACGGTGGAGACGGCGAAGGGGGAGCGGTAG
- a CDS encoding SAM-dependent methyltransferase, translating into MDSTSETGPAPAGVDTTVAHSARVWNYWLGGKDNYAADREVGDYVFAAYPEIVEAARADRAFLIRAVTHLAREEGIRQFLDIGTGLPTRDNTHQVAQEVAPESRIVYVDNDPLVLSHARALLVGTPEGATDYVDADLRDPQAVLQRAAALLDLSRPVALTVLGTMGHIADTGEAHELVARYMNALPSGSFLALCDGSSTSPEMVEAAERWNATAALPYHLRSPEEFAGFFTGLHLLDPGVVSATRWRPDETADAARDADQYCGVARKP; encoded by the coding sequence ATGGACAGCACCTCCGAGACCGGACCGGCTCCGGCCGGTGTCGACACGACCGTCGCCCACTCCGCACGGGTGTGGAACTACTGGCTGGGCGGCAAGGACAACTACGCGGCCGACCGCGAGGTCGGCGACTACGTGTTCGCCGCCTATCCGGAGATCGTCGAAGCGGCCCGCGCCGATCGGGCCTTCCTCATCCGCGCCGTCACGCACCTCGCCCGCGAAGAGGGAATCCGCCAGTTCCTCGACATCGGCACCGGCCTGCCGACCCGCGACAACACCCACCAGGTGGCGCAGGAGGTGGCGCCCGAGTCGCGCATCGTCTACGTCGACAACGACCCGCTGGTGCTCTCCCACGCCCGTGCGCTGCTGGTCGGCACACCGGAGGGCGCGACCGACTACGTCGACGCGGATCTGCGCGACCCGCAGGCCGTGCTGCAGCGCGCCGCCGCGCTGCTCGACCTCTCCCGGCCCGTCGCGCTGACCGTGCTGGGCACGATGGGCCACATCGCCGACACCGGAGAGGCCCACGAACTGGTCGCCCGCTACATGAACGCGCTGCCCTCCGGCAGCTTCCTCGCCCTGTGCGACGGCAGCAGCACCAGCCCCGAGATGGTGGAGGCCGCCGAGCGGTGGAACGCCACGGCCGCACTGCCGTACCACCTGCGCAGCCCCGAGGAGTTCGCGGGCTTCTTCACGGGGCTGCACCTCCTCGACCCCGGCGTGGTCTCGGCGACGCGCTGGCGGCCGGACGAGACCGCCGACGCCGCGCGCGACGCCGACCAGTACTGCGGCGTGGCCCGCAAGCCCTGA
- a CDS encoding Mth938-like domain-containing protein gives MSLSWGRMEVEGVGTGKDFKLHPAGGRPWDWNETGTRHSPGVLPADVEELLDRGAAVVVLSRGMQERLGVDPRTLELLESHSIEVHTAETTEAVRIYNALAPTRPAGGLFHSTC, from the coding sequence GTGTCGCTGTCTTGGGGCCGCATGGAGGTGGAGGGCGTGGGCACCGGCAAGGACTTCAAGCTCCACCCCGCCGGCGGCCGCCCCTGGGATTGGAACGAGACCGGAACACGGCACTCCCCCGGCGTCCTCCCCGCCGACGTCGAGGAACTGCTCGACCGCGGCGCCGCGGTCGTGGTCCTCTCCCGCGGCATGCAGGAGCGCCTGGGCGTCGACCCGCGGACACTGGAGCTGCTGGAGTCGCACTCGATCGAGGTCCACACGGCCGAAACCACCGAGGCGGTCCGCATCTACAACGCCCTCGCCCCCACCCGCCCGGCCGGCGGCCTCTTCCACTCGACCTGCTGA
- a CDS encoding dihydrodipicolinate synthase family protein, which produces MPITASERGVFAIAPTPFHDDGALDRTSLDRLTDFYLQSGVSGITVLGQLGEAPKLEHAEAVDVASRVVARAGVPVVVGVSAPGFAAMRALAGEVMDAGAAGVMIAPPNSLRTDDQIIAYYRNAAQAIGPDIPFVIQDYPLTFSVVMAPKVIRAITEENPNCVMLKHEDWPGLEKISALRGFEAEGSMRRLSILCGNGGLFLDFEPERGADGAMTGYCFPDMLVELVQLAARGEREAAHDLFDAHLPLLRYEQQPGAGLAVRKYVFMRRGILASEAQRRPSAPLSPTAREEVDFLLARLAGKDKRAELPTG; this is translated from the coding sequence GTGCCGATCACCGCTTCGGAGCGCGGCGTGTTCGCGATCGCGCCGACCCCCTTCCACGACGACGGAGCCCTCGACCGCACCTCGCTGGACCGGCTGACCGACTTCTACCTGCAGTCGGGCGTCTCCGGCATCACCGTGCTGGGCCAACTCGGCGAGGCGCCCAAACTGGAGCACGCCGAGGCGGTGGACGTCGCCTCGCGGGTCGTCGCCCGCGCCGGTGTTCCGGTCGTGGTGGGCGTCTCGGCCCCCGGATTCGCGGCCATGCGCGCCCTCGCCGGGGAGGTGATGGACGCGGGAGCCGCGGGGGTGATGATCGCGCCGCCCAACTCGCTGCGCACCGACGACCAGATCATCGCCTACTACCGCAACGCCGCCCAGGCGATCGGGCCCGACATCCCCTTCGTCATCCAGGACTACCCGCTGACCTTCTCGGTGGTGATGGCGCCTAAGGTGATCCGCGCTATCACCGAGGAGAACCCCAACTGCGTCATGCTCAAGCACGAGGACTGGCCGGGTCTGGAGAAGATCTCCGCGCTGCGCGGCTTCGAGGCCGAGGGGTCGATGCGGCGGCTGTCCATCCTGTGCGGCAACGGCGGACTGTTTCTGGACTTCGAACCCGAGCGGGGCGCCGACGGCGCGATGACCGGCTACTGCTTCCCCGACATGCTCGTGGAACTGGTGCAACTGGCCGCCCGCGGCGAGCGCGAGGCCGCCCACGACCTCTTCGACGCCCACCTGCCGCTGCTGCGCTACGAGCAGCAGCCGGGGGCGGGGCTGGCGGTGCGCAAGTACGTCTTCATGCGCCGCGGCATCCTCGCGAGCGAGGCGCAGCGGCGGCCCTCGGCCCCGCTGTCGCCGACCGCGCGCGAGGAGGTCGACTTCCTGCTCGCCCGCCTGGCCGGGAAGGACAAGCGCGCCGAGCTGCCCACCGGATGA
- a CDS encoding RNA polymerase sigma factor, with product MSERNTAETVETVFRIESARIIAGVTRVVRDVGIAEEIAQDAVVAALEQWPESGVPDKPGAWLMAAAKRRAIDLVRRRETYARKLAEVGRSLAETPPADDPADADDIDDDVLRLIFTTCHPVLSTEARVALTLRLLGGLTTREIARAFLAAEPTVAQRIVRAKRTLAKADVAFEVPYGAERGERLASVLEVVYLVFNEGYSATAGDDLLRPALCEDALRLARVLAGLMPEEPEVHGLAALLEFQASRAGARTGVDGEPVLLADQNRTKWNRMLINRGFASLQRAGRGPYSLQAAIAACHAKAVHYEDTDWPMIASLYTRLLDVQPSPVVALNRAVALSKAEGPAAALKLVDELSDVPALRDYHLLPSVRADLLESLDRRTEARAEFEKAASLTANTRERDLLLGRAARAASGEPPGPASERP from the coding sequence GTGAGCGAGAGGAACACAGCGGAGACGGTGGAGACCGTCTTCCGTATCGAGTCCGCGCGGATCATCGCCGGTGTCACGCGGGTCGTGCGCGACGTCGGCATCGCCGAGGAGATCGCGCAGGACGCCGTCGTCGCGGCGCTGGAGCAGTGGCCGGAGTCGGGCGTCCCGGATAAGCCGGGCGCCTGGCTCATGGCCGCGGCCAAGCGCCGCGCCATCGACCTCGTCCGCCGCCGCGAGACCTACGCCCGCAAGCTGGCCGAGGTCGGCCGGTCGCTCGCCGAAACGCCGCCGGCGGACGACCCGGCCGACGCCGACGACATCGACGACGACGTGCTGCGGCTGATCTTCACCACGTGCCATCCGGTGCTGTCCACCGAGGCGCGGGTCGCGCTGACGCTGCGGCTGCTCGGCGGGCTGACGACCCGGGAGATCGCCCGCGCCTTCTTGGCCGCCGAGCCGACCGTCGCCCAGCGCATCGTGCGCGCCAAGCGGACCCTGGCGAAGGCCGACGTCGCCTTCGAGGTCCCCTACGGCGCCGAGCGCGGCGAGCGGCTGGCCTCGGTGCTGGAGGTCGTCTACCTCGTCTTCAACGAGGGCTATTCCGCAACCGCCGGAGACGACCTGCTGCGTCCTGCGCTGTGCGAGGACGCCCTTCGCCTGGCGCGCGTCCTCGCGGGCCTGATGCCCGAAGAGCCGGAGGTGCACGGACTGGCGGCGCTGCTGGAGTTCCAGGCGTCGCGCGCCGGAGCCCGCACCGGTGTCGACGGCGAGCCGGTGCTGCTCGCCGACCAGAACCGCACCAAGTGGAACCGGATGCTGATCAACCGCGGCTTCGCCTCCCTGCAGCGCGCCGGACGCGGCCCCTACTCCCTGCAGGCCGCGATCGCCGCCTGCCACGCCAAAGCGGTGCACTACGAGGACACCGACTGGCCGATGATCGCCTCGCTCTACACCCGGCTGCTGGACGTGCAGCCCTCACCGGTCGTGGCGCTCAACCGCGCGGTCGCGCTCTCCAAGGCCGAGGGCCCGGCCGCCGCGCTGAAACTCGTGGACGAGCTGTCCGACGTTCCCGCGCTGCGCGACTACCACCTGCTCCCCAGCGTCCGCGCCGATCTACTGGAGTCCCTGGACCGCCGCACCGAGGCCAGAGCGGAATTCGAGAAGGCCGCCTCCCTGACCGCCAACACCCGCGAACGCGACCTCCTCCTGGGCCGCGCCGCCCGAGCCGCATCCGGCGAACCGCCCGGCCCCGCCTCCGAGCGGCCGTGA
- a CDS encoding IlvD/Edd family dehydratase has protein sequence MESARRSEQFFAEEGVAGFTHRAMAKSTGLDDESIRRPLIGICNTFSDLNNCHSNFRTLCDAVKQGVWQAGGTPVEFPTISLGETFLAPTSMLHRNLAAMDTEEMLRAQPLDAAVLLVGCDKTTPAALMGAISADLPVIALSGGPQLNGHFRGQTLGACTDCRRLTAEHRAGEIDDDTYRALEDGIVRGPGHCMVMGTASTMNSLTEALGLALPGNASIPAVDARRLQHAQAAGRRATALAEEDLRPSKILSRASFENALTLLAALGGSTNAVVHLPAIAGRAGVELPLELFDEISRRTPVLADLKPTGRYQMQELHNAGGVPALLGRLLPLLHGGAPTVTGGSLADSVARARVEDAEVIRPLEDPVRTEGGIAVLRGNLAPEGAVIKHGAADPALLRHRGRAVVFSDVDDLKARIDDPELDVDASSALVLRNAGPVGGPGMPEVGNLPIPRRLLREGVRDMLRISDGRMSGTAFGTVVLHAAPESAVGGPLALVHDGDMIELDIDTRTLTLDVGEDELRRRRAAWQPPPAHYSRGYGRIFVDNVGQAPQGCDFGVLRGSDPVQEYRQPKF, from the coding sequence GTGGAATCGGCACGGCGCAGCGAGCAGTTCTTCGCCGAAGAGGGGGTCGCCGGGTTCACCCACCGGGCCATGGCCAAGTCCACGGGCCTGGACGACGAGAGCATCCGGCGCCCGCTCATCGGCATCTGCAACACCTTCAGCGACCTGAACAACTGCCACAGCAACTTCCGCACCCTGTGCGACGCCGTGAAGCAGGGGGTGTGGCAGGCGGGCGGGACCCCGGTCGAGTTCCCGACCATCTCGCTGGGCGAGACGTTCCTCGCGCCCACCTCCATGCTGCACCGCAACCTCGCCGCGATGGACACCGAGGAGATGCTGCGCGCCCAGCCGCTGGACGCCGCGGTGCTGCTGGTCGGCTGCGACAAGACCACGCCCGCCGCGCTGATGGGCGCGATCTCCGCCGACCTCCCGGTTATCGCCCTCAGCGGCGGACCGCAGCTCAACGGGCACTTCCGCGGCCAGACGCTCGGCGCCTGCACCGACTGCCGGCGGCTGACGGCCGAGCACCGCGCCGGCGAGATCGACGACGACACCTACCGGGCGCTGGAGGACGGCATCGTGCGCGGCCCCGGCCACTGCATGGTCATGGGCACCGCATCGACCATGAACTCGCTGACCGAGGCGCTGGGCCTGGCGCTGCCGGGAAACGCGAGCATCCCGGCGGTCGACGCGCGCCGGCTCCAGCACGCCCAGGCCGCGGGCCGGCGGGCGACCGCCCTGGCCGAGGAGGACCTGCGGCCCTCGAAGATCCTCAGCCGCGCCTCGTTCGAGAACGCGCTGACGCTGCTCGCCGCGCTGGGCGGCAGCACCAACGCCGTCGTGCACCTGCCCGCGATCGCCGGACGGGCGGGGGTCGAGCTGCCGCTGGAGCTGTTCGACGAGATCAGCCGCCGCACGCCCGTGCTGGCCGACCTCAAGCCCACCGGCCGCTATCAGATGCAGGAGCTGCACAACGCCGGCGGCGTACCGGCGCTGCTCGGCCGCCTGCTGCCGCTGCTGCACGGCGGCGCGCCGACGGTGACCGGAGGCAGCCTCGCCGACAGCGTCGCCCGAGCGCGCGTGGAGGACGCGGAGGTGATCCGCCCGCTGGAGGATCCGGTGCGGACCGAAGGCGGCATCGCGGTTCTGCGCGGCAACCTCGCCCCCGAGGGCGCGGTGATCAAGCACGGCGCCGCCGATCCCGCGCTGCTGCGCCACCGCGGCCGCGCCGTCGTGTTCTCCGACGTCGACGACCTCAAGGCGCGCATCGACGACCCGGAGCTGGACGTCGACGCCTCCAGCGCGCTGGTGCTGCGCAACGCCGGCCCCGTCGGCGGCCCCGGCATGCCCGAGGTGGGCAACCTGCCCATTCCCCGGCGCCTGCTGCGCGAGGGCGTGCGCGACATGCTGCGTATCAGCGACGGGCGGATGAGCGGGACCGCGTTCGGCACGGTCGTGCTGCACGCGGCACCGGAGAGCGCCGTAGGCGGCCCCCTGGCGCTGGTGCACGACGGCGACATGATCGAGCTGGACATCGACACCCGCACCCTGACGCTGGACGTCGGCGAAGACGAACTGCGGCGCCGCCGCGCCGCGTGGCAACCGCCCCCGGCCCACTACAGCCGGGGCTACGGGCGCATCTTCGTGGACAACGTCGGCCAGGCGCCGCAGGGCTGCGACTTCGGTGTGCTGCGCGGGAGCGACCCGGTCCAGGAGTACCGCCAACCCAAGTTCTAG